In the genome of Sphaeramia orbicularis chromosome 13, fSphaOr1.1, whole genome shotgun sequence, one region contains:
- the ankk1 gene encoding ankyrin repeat and protein kinase domain-containing protein 1, whose protein sequence is MDCFDGSPGQFRNFKKDDFEADWIKVAECRFGQVYRAKLKLWREICALKCFDTTLNASNFYRRILEENSTIAKVKFKYIVSIYGLCHEASAMVMEYMSNGSLNNLLASHNLMWPKKFQMIHEASMGMNFLHSMKPPLLHFNLKTSNILLDDHLHVKISDFGLIHWEKGMNKKLLMEYLTARGNISYIPPETFTQCPDPPGTSFDVYSFGIVMWEILTQQKAYAGCSVTTVLLQVSQGKRPCMEIIPEKKPHECEPMINLMEQCWDQDNRNRPQFSEIVRQTEALSEILKIPGPMQCPKNNDEGQKSFALMISPIHKIKMPDLPSDDENGKEGFISLLKKKDFGTFRQSVKKEHSDTLYSGKKSLLHYTVASGDAQSVEHVLSLGADVNCTTSRGYTPLMIAVLHRFHDIISLLLEYGAAATLGDEDDWTALHFAAQNGDDRAFRLLLDKGAVADAREKAGWMPLHLACQNGHETVVRLLLSRLSDEAVVEREAQGKTPLHLASAYGHLNIVKLLLFQGADPNTTDSSLSTALHLAAEEGHNRVVRQLVKSGANSDSVDSRGYTPLHLAALKGHTGICRQLLSSGACPNSRTLQGWTPMHLATLRGHDATVTELVGQGGCVDVEGENGWTPLHLACHQSEAEVVAKLLAARANPNVTESREGWTPLHVACTSVSFPSVLHLISHNADVNAVNSEKVTALHLAAQHDCLSIVKALLLNGADRTLLDSSGSTALNVAQRCEKWEIVELLKKDCEP, encoded by the exons ATGGATTGCTTTGACGGATCTCCTGGGCAGTTCAGGAACTTCAAAAAGGACGACTTTGAGGCTGACTGGATAAAGGTGGCAGAATGCAGATTTGGTCAAGTGTACAGAGCCAAACTCAAACTCTGGCGGGAAATCTGTGCCCTGAAATGCTTTGACACAACTCTGAATGCGAGTAACTTTTACAG AAGAATACTAGAAGAGAACTCTACCATAGCAAAAGTGAAATTCAAGTACATTGTGTCAATTTACGGACTGTGCCATGAAGCCAGTGCGATGGTGATGGAGTACATGAGCAATGGATCACTGAACAATCTTCTAGccagtcataatttaatgtggcCGAAGAAGTTCCAGATGATTCATGAGGCTTCCATGGGCATGAATTTCCTCCACAGCATGAAACCTCCATTACTGCATTTTAACCTCAAGACATCCAACATCCTATTGGACGATCATCTCCATGTCAAG ATTTCAGATTTTGGTTTAATTCACTGGGAAAAGGGGATGAACAAGAAGTTGCTCATGGAGTATCTGACGGCAAGAGGGAACATAAGTTACATTCCTCCAGAGACCTTCACTCAGTGCCCTGATCCTCCAGGAACTAGCTTTGATGTTTACAG CTTTGGAATAGTGATGTGGGAAATTCTAACACAGCAGAAAGCTTATGCAG GGTGCAGTGTGACCACGGTGCTCTTACAGGTGTCACAGGGTAAGAGACCCTGCATGGAGATCATACCTGAAAAGAAGCCACATGAGTGTGAGCCAATGATCAACCTCATGGAGCAGTGTTGGGACCAGGATAACAGGAACAGACCTCAGTTCTCAG aaattGTTCGACAAACAGAAGCACTAAGTGAAATCTTGAAGATTCCTGGACCGATGCAGTGTCCCAAAAACAATGATGAGGGCCAGAAAAGTTTTGCATTGATGATTTCTCCCATTCATAAG ATTAAGATGCCTGACCTTCCCTCAG atGATGAAAATGGCAAAGAGGGCTTTATTTCTCTcctgaaaaagaaagattttggCACTTTTAGGCAATCTGTTAAAAAAGAGCATTCAGACACACTGTATTCTGGGAAAAAGAGCCTCCTGCACTACACCGTAGCCAGTGGTGATGCACAGAGTGTGGAGCATGTCCTTAGTCTGGGTGCTGACGTGAACTGTACAACATCCAGAGGTTACACTCCTCTAATGATTGCAGTTCTACACAG GTTTCATGACATCATCTCCTTGTTGCTGGAGTATGGCGCAGCTGCCACATTAGGAGATGAGGATGACTGGACAGCCCTCCACTTTGCCGCGCAGAACGGCGATGACAGGGCATTTCGTCTCCTATTGGACAAAGGAGCTGTGGCAGATGCCAGGGAAAAAGCCGGTTGGATGCCGCTCCACCTGGCATGCCAGAATGGCCATGAAACAGTAGTCCGCCTGCTGCTGTCACGGTTGTCAGATGAAGCAGTTGTGGAACGGGAAGCACAAGGAAAGACGCCGCTCCACCTCGCCTCCGCCTATGGGCATCTGAATATTGTTAAACTCCTCCTTTTCCAGGGAGCGGATCCTAACACAACAGACAGTTCTCTCTCCACTGCTCTTCACTTAGCAGCAGAAGAAGGACATAACAGAGTGGTCAGACAGTTGGTGAAGAGTGGGGCGAACAGTGACAGTGTAGACAGCAGGGGATACACTCCACTTCACCTGGCTGCTCTGAAGGGTCATACAGGCATATGTAGGCAGTTGTTGTCAAGCGGGGCCTGCCCAAACTCCAGGACCCTGCAGGGCTGGACGCCCATGCACCTAGCTACCTTAAGGGGACATGACGCTACTGTGACCGAACTGGTGGGTCAAGGTGGTTGTGTGGATGTTGAAGGAGAAAATGGATGGACTCCACTTCACCTTGCCTGCCACCAGAGCGAAGCGGAGGTAGTGGCTAAGCTCCTGGCAGCTAGAGCTAACCCCAATGTGACAGAAAGCAGAGAGGGATGGACCCCGCTTCACGTAGCCTGCACCAGTGTCAGTTTCCCAAGTGTCCTACACTTGATCTCACATAATGCAGATGTCAATGCTGTAAACTCAGAAAAGGTGACAGCTTTACACCTGGCTGCACAGCATGACTGTTTGTCTATTGTCAAGGCTCTGCTGCTGAATGGAGCTGACAGGACTCTGCTGGACTCTTCTGGATCCACTGCGTTAAATGTGGCCCAAAGGTGTGAAAAATGGGAAATTGTGGAATTACTGAAGAAGGACTGTGAACCATGA
- the LOC115431087 gene encoding tigger transposable element-derived protein 6-like: protein MKRRTVGDILAQKEKWLESTDDNPFRRNRQAKNEGMEKALFLWFSGARARNLPVTDDVLRAKGKELGEKLGVTDFAYSSGWLTRFKKRFVISNRVISGESAGIDPEAIDAGWRKAKTVIAKYKPEDVFNMDETGLYYRMLPDRTLTLVTSTKGIKKAKIRISLALTANATGTEKLTPLVIGHAQRPSHIVPVDDDGQPKLTNVDVHFLPPTTTSHLQPMDAGIIKAFKAHYRRFQVRHMIDAYDAGWPTEIQPNHAIHYVKQAWNAITEKTIVNCWEHVKIFPDRTPAADADVEVLDPVPAPLQNDFGNMFECMAEMYTIPPEHAMSESEFISVDDGLSTGEELTEEEIINIVVGPSSDPGNEDEDADDIDIEPQRPPTSCEAKAALDVVVRFLESKTPADGVMKKVMDISSEINNLIKKSTKQSAITDFFKSQ, encoded by the exons ATGAAACGCCGTACGGTGGGTGATATCCTGGCACAAAAAGAAAAATGGCTTGAGAGCACCGACGACAATCCTTTTCGTAGGAACAGGCAGGCAAAGAACGAAGGCATGGAAAAGGCCCTATTCCTCTGGTTTTCAGGAGCTAGAGCACGAAATTTACCAGTAACCGATGACGTTTTGCGAGCAAAGGGAAAAGAACTTGGGGAGAAACTTGGTGTGACTGATTTTGCTTATTCATCAGGATGGCTGACGCGATTTAAAAAAAGATTTGTCATAAGCAACCGTGTCATTTCAGGGGAGAGTGCGGGAATAGACCCCGAGGCGATTGATGCAGGTTGGAGAAAAGCCAAGACTGTCATTGCCAAGTATAAACCTGAGGATGTCTTCAATATGGACGAAACCGGTTTATATTATCGTATGCTACCAGATAGGACCTTGACGCTAGTGACCTCTACAAAAGGGATCAAAAAGGCAAAAATTCGCATATCGCTCGCGCTAACAGCAAATGCAACAGGGACTGAAAAATTAACCCCTCTTGTAATTGGACATGCTCAGCGACCAAG CCATATTGTTCCAGTGGATGATGATGGCCAGCCGAAGTTGACCAATGTTGACGTTCACTTTCTGCCGCCTACAACAACGAGCCATTTGCAGCCCATGGATGCAGGCATTATAAAAGCTTTTAAAGCGCATTACCGTCGCTTTCAAGTGAGACACATGATTGATGCTTACGATGCTGGATGGCCTACAGAAATCCAGCCTAACCATGCCATTCACTATGTTAAGCAAGCATGGAATGCCATAACTGAAAAGACAATCGTCAATTGCtgggaacatgtgaaaatttttCCAGATCGCACACCTGCTGCCGATGCTGATGTTGAGGTCCTTGATCCAGTTCCCGCACCCCTGCAGAACGATTTtggaaacatgtttgagtgcatgGCCGAAATGTACACCATTCCTCCTGAGCACGCCATGAGTGAGAGCGAATTCATTTCAGTTGATGATGGCCTATCAACTGGAGAAGAATTGACCGAAGAAGAAATCATCAACATCGTGGTAGGACCTTCGTCCGATCCAGGGAACGAAGATGAAGACGCCGATGACATCGACATAGAACCTCAACGACCGCCAACAAGCTGCGAGGCCAAAGCGGCACTTGATGTTGTTGTGAGGTTCCTGGAATCGAAGACTCCAGCCGACGGCGTTATGAAAAAAGTCATGGACATTTCCTCAGAAATAAACAATTTGATTAAGAAATCGACGAAACAATCTGCCATAACCGACTTTTTCAAAAGTCAGTAA